The Helianthus annuus cultivar XRQ/B chromosome 16, HanXRQr2.0-SUNRISE, whole genome shotgun sequence genome includes a window with the following:
- the LOC110893580 gene encoding uncharacterized protein LOC110893580: protein MKWLDEMEIVVDISSCAEKNIIKYVSQSFKDDALTWWKAMVQSTGKVSLYSMGWSKFVDLIKETYCPPHEVEKVESDFMTLTMRNMDCRKYVSEYNSMYRLVPYLTTPEPKCIAHFIGGLEPEIKGMVKASKPATFRSVVDLSLSLNQDEVRWRSIKIEIDKKRKREDNRF, encoded by the coding sequence ATGaagtggctggatgagatggaaaTAGTGGTAGATATCAGCAGTTGTGCTGAGAAGAACATTATCAAGTATGTATCCCAGTCCTTTAAGGACGatgctttgacatggtggaaggCCATGGTTCAGTCAACAGGGAAGGTCTCCCTGTATagtatgggatggtccaagtttgtgGACCTAATCAAGGAGACTTACTGCCCTCCTCATGAGGTTGAAAAGGTAGAGTCTGATTTCATGACTCTCACCATGAGGAACATGGACTGTCGGAAGTATGTTTCTGAATATAACTCAATGTACAGATTGGTTCCATATTTGACTACTCCTGAGCCCAAATGCATTGCGCATTTCATCGGTGGTTTGGAACCCGAGATTAAAGGGATGGTGAAGGCCTCCAAACCCGCTACTTTTAGATCCGTAGTGGATCTATCCCTATCACTTAATCAAGATGAAGTGAGATGGAGGTCAATCAAGATTGAGATTGAcaagaagaggaagcgtgaggataaCCGCTTCTAA